The following proteins are encoded in a genomic region of uncultured Vibrio sp.:
- a CDS encoding response regulator transcription factor: MDKPISVLIVDDHQVVLDGFMARLELESDIDVIGTASNGLEAIEVAKHLHPDVILMDISMPIMNGIEATGIIKEELPESRILMLTMHDNREYIMKVMQAGAVGYMLKEISAEKMVQAIKTVNQGSTYFCESVTQTLFTQDVTPINQRTNPLSRREEAVLKLVAQGNSSKKIATLLNISYRTVETHRHNIKHKLDLHSTAELAKYAFETGLTK, translated from the coding sequence ATGGATAAACCGATTAGTGTGTTGATCGTTGATGATCATCAGGTGGTGTTAGATGGCTTTATGGCGCGACTGGAACTGGAATCAGATATTGACGTCATTGGTACGGCCAGCAATGGCTTAGAAGCGATAGAAGTGGCCAAACATCTTCATCCAGATGTGATTCTAATGGATATCAGTATGCCAATTATGAACGGTATTGAGGCGACGGGTATCATTAAAGAGGAACTGCCGGAGAGCAGAATTCTGATGCTAACCATGCATGATAACCGTGAGTACATCATGAAGGTGATGCAAGCGGGCGCGGTCGGTTACATGTTGAAAGAGATTTCAGCAGAGAAAATGGTCCAAGCAATTAAAACTGTGAACCAAGGTTCAACTTATTTCTGTGAGTCAGTCACTCAAACACTATTCACGCAAGATGTAACGCCTATCAATCAAAGGACGAATCCGCTTAGCCGCAGAGAAGAGGCGGTACTCAAACTCGTCGCACAGGGAAACAGCAGTAAAAAAATCGCCACGTTACTCAATATCAGTTACAGAACAGTCGAAACACATCGTCACAATATTAAGCATAAACTGGATCTGCATTCGACTGCCGAGTTGGCCAAATACGCATTTGAGACAGGACTTACTAAATAG
- the cosR gene encoding MarR family transcriptional regulator CosR, with the protein MEKYEEVLVSIRQIIRAIDLHSKKLSKESGLTAPQLILMRAINELDNVTIKQLSSHTNMSQATATTILDRLERNQLVERRRSVEDKRKVHAVLTDKGLETLKQAPTPLQEHFINRFQKLEEWEQTLLLSSVQRISTMMNAEDIDVAPMLEIGSITGTFPKAE; encoded by the coding sequence TTGGAAAAGTACGAAGAAGTATTGGTCTCGATTCGTCAGATCATCCGCGCTATTGATTTACACTCTAAAAAGCTGAGTAAAGAGTCTGGTCTGACTGCACCTCAGCTGATTTTAATGCGTGCTATCAACGAGCTAGACAATGTTACTATCAAACAATTATCTAGCCATACCAATATGAGTCAAGCAACGGCGACAACCATTCTCGATCGACTGGAGCGTAACCAACTGGTAGAACGTCGTCGTAGTGTTGAGGATAAGCGTAAAGTGCATGCCGTCCTGACAGATAAAGGGCTAGAAACATTAAAACAAGCACCAACGCCACTGCAAGAGCATTTCATTAATCGATTCCAGAAACTGGAAGAGTGGGAACAAACCCTACTGTTATCATCCGTTCAGCGCATTTCGACCATGATGAATGCAGAAGACATTGACGTTGCACCAATGCTTGAGATTGGCAGCATCACTGGTACATTCCCGAAAGCAGAGTAA
- a CDS encoding BCCT family transporter — MTKGVDKYSIDSTDYTVGQDNVQKWGFDVHNPVFGISAGLIALFLVAALVLDAHTAKTVLDGIKWQIIGSFDWLFIISGNIFVIFCLVLIVSPMGKIRLGGKDAVSDYSFLSWLAMLFAAGMGIGLMFWSVAEPVAYFTGWYETPLGVEANTPEAAKLALGATMFHWGLHPWAIYGVVALSLAFFAYNKGLPLSMRSIFYPLLGDRAWGWAGHIVDILSVLATLFGLATSLGLGAQQAASGIQHVFGIESGIGLQVIVITVVTLLAVVSVVRGIDGGVKVISNINMLVAFLLLILVALIGWAASLGSVPTTLMAYVENIIPLSNPFGRTDEAWFQGWTVFYWAWWISWSPFVGMFIARVSRGRTVREFITAVLLVPTAVTIIWMSVFGGLAIEQVVDKVGELGANGLTDVSLAMFQMFDSLPFGNILSFIAIVLVLVFFITSSDSGSLVIDSITAGGKVDAPVPQRIFWALMEGAIAVALLWIGGSEAVQALQAGAISTALPFTIILLAMCVSLLMGMRTERQ, encoded by the coding sequence ATGACAAAAGGTGTCGATAAGTACAGTATCGATAGTACCGACTATACGGTAGGTCAGGATAACGTTCAAAAATGGGGGTTTGACGTTCATAACCCTGTTTTTGGGATCAGTGCGGGTTTAATTGCACTGTTTCTTGTTGCTGCATTGGTTCTAGATGCACACACTGCTAAGACGGTACTAGATGGGATCAAATGGCAGATCATTGGATCATTTGATTGGTTATTCATTATTTCAGGTAATATTTTTGTAATTTTCTGCCTGGTACTCATCGTGTCACCGATGGGGAAAATCCGTCTGGGTGGTAAAGATGCCGTTTCTGATTATTCTTTCTTATCCTGGTTAGCGATGTTGTTTGCTGCCGGTATGGGTATCGGTCTTATGTTCTGGAGTGTTGCAGAGCCAGTTGCTTACTTTACTGGGTGGTATGAAACGCCATTAGGTGTGGAAGCGAATACACCTGAAGCGGCGAAATTGGCCCTCGGCGCTACTATGTTCCACTGGGGTCTGCACCCATGGGCGATTTACGGTGTCGTGGCACTTTCCTTAGCATTCTTTGCTTACAACAAAGGACTTCCACTGTCGATGCGCTCGATTTTTTACCCATTACTGGGGGATCGCGCGTGGGGCTGGGCTGGTCATATTGTTGATATTTTATCGGTACTTGCAACCTTGTTTGGTCTGGCGACATCGCTGGGTCTGGGGGCGCAACAAGCAGCAAGTGGTATTCAGCATGTGTTTGGTATCGAGTCAGGTATCGGGCTGCAAGTGATTGTGATTACTGTGGTTACTTTACTTGCTGTCGTATCAGTTGTTCGCGGTATCGATGGCGGTGTAAAAGTCATCAGTAACATCAACATGCTTGTCGCTTTCTTACTGCTTATCCTGGTTGCTTTGATTGGCTGGGCAGCAAGCTTGGGCTCAGTTCCTACTACATTGATGGCATACGTAGAAAACATCATTCCACTCAGTAACCCGTTTGGTCGTACCGATGAAGCGTGGTTCCAAGGCTGGACTGTATTCTACTGGGCCTGGTGGATTTCTTGGTCACCATTCGTAGGTATGTTTATCGCGCGTGTTTCTCGCGGTCGTACAGTACGTGAGTTCATTACCGCGGTTCTACTTGTACCAACTGCAGTAACGATTATTTGGATGTCTGTGTTTGGTGGCCTGGCTATCGAGCAGGTTGTTGACAAAGTGGGTGAGCTAGGTGCGAATGGTCTGACTGACGTATCGCTGGCTATGTTCCAAATGTTTGATTCATTGCCATTTGGTAATATCCTGTCTTTCATTGCTATCGTTCTGGTTTTGGTATTCTTTATTACCTCTTCAGACTCAGGGTCGTTGGTTATCGACAGTATTACAGCGGGTGGTAAAGTGGATGCCCCAGTACCACAGCGTATTTTCTGGGCGTTGATGGAAGGTGCAATCGCCGTTGCGTTACTTTGGATCGGTGGTTCGGAAGCCGTTCAAGCTCTCCAAGCCGGTGCTATCTCAACGGCACTGCCATTCACTATCATCTTACTTGCGATGTGTGTAAGCTTATTGATGGGTATGAGAACCGAGCGTCAATAA
- a CDS encoding methyl-accepting chemotaxis protein, with the protein MKLTLKQKLIGASLSAVVIMAAALTWLSAGQLFDQTSAGVYSRAQSLSAVASEGISDWVTIRKEIATAVNDYSGEQDVVPFLQQARKAGGFDDIFLGTPRGDMYRSHPERNRADYDPRTRPWYKDANAAGKQIITGAYQDAITNALLVTIAEPVMKNGQFIGVVGADVLIDQLISDVINIDAGENSQAMLIDMNEGTFLAHPDKSLTLKPITSLSKDFSRQEIERAAEEGKIENTSIKGVEKLYYFNKVPGTHWMFAIEMDKATEEAGNALLLRDLLITAVMITIAVIVVVSWLVGFLFRDLNRVSHALEEIASGEGDLTQRLEPRSDDEVGKLAENFNRFVGNMHTMVTTLSHVSSSLSEQARTTAQQAEERSQRISYQQDEINMVATAVNEMAAATQEIAGNAENTASNSEEAVGACAHGSSQVSQTQNSIQNLAQEVQVATDVIQDLEAHGNSINTILSTIQDIAEQTNLLALNAAIEAARAGEQGRGFAVVADEVRVLSQRTHASTKEIQETIEMLQGTTKKAVGIMGDSRALADTSVDDANSAAASLTQIHSAVEQINDMATQIASAAEEQASVTTEITRNTEGIRDVSNELSSEAHQAAEQAAYLSELSHELEQEIKRFKL; encoded by the coding sequence ATGAAACTTACACTTAAACAAAAACTTATCGGCGCGAGTCTTTCGGCTGTTGTCATCATGGCTGCAGCACTGACTTGGTTGTCGGCTGGTCAACTGTTTGACCAGACTTCTGCAGGTGTTTATTCAAGAGCACAAAGCCTGAGTGCCGTAGCATCAGAAGGCATTTCTGACTGGGTTACGATCCGTAAAGAAATTGCCACTGCAGTTAACGATTACTCGGGTGAACAAGACGTGGTTCCGTTTCTACAGCAAGCACGTAAAGCGGGTGGCTTTGATGATATCTTCCTTGGTACACCACGAGGAGATATGTATCGTTCTCACCCCGAGCGTAACCGAGCGGATTATGATCCACGAACTCGTCCTTGGTACAAAGATGCCAATGCCGCTGGCAAGCAAATCATCACTGGGGCTTATCAGGATGCGATTACCAATGCTCTGTTAGTGACCATCGCTGAACCAGTGATGAAAAATGGCCAGTTTATTGGTGTAGTGGGCGCTGATGTGCTTATCGATCAGCTAATCAGTGATGTTATCAACATCGATGCGGGTGAAAATTCTCAAGCAATGTTGATTGATATGAATGAAGGGACGTTTCTCGCACACCCTGATAAAAGCTTAACGCTCAAGCCAATCACCAGTTTATCAAAAGACTTTTCACGACAGGAGATCGAGCGTGCAGCTGAAGAAGGTAAAATCGAAAATACCTCGATCAAAGGGGTAGAAAAACTTTACTATTTCAACAAGGTACCTGGCACGCATTGGATGTTCGCCATCGAGATGGATAAAGCAACCGAAGAAGCGGGTAATGCGCTTTTGCTACGCGATCTGCTGATCACGGCGGTTATGATTACTATCGCAGTGATTGTGGTGGTCTCTTGGCTAGTGGGCTTCTTGTTCCGAGATCTAAACAGAGTATCTCATGCACTTGAAGAGATTGCTTCTGGTGAAGGTGACTTGACTCAGCGCTTGGAACCACGCAGTGACGACGAAGTGGGTAAACTGGCAGAAAACTTTAACCGCTTTGTTGGTAACATGCATACCATGGTGACAACACTAAGCCATGTTTCGTCATCATTGTCTGAACAAGCGCGTACTACGGCTCAGCAAGCAGAAGAGCGTAGTCAGCGTATTTCTTATCAGCAAGATGAAATCAACATGGTGGCGACGGCGGTTAATGAAATGGCGGCGGCTACGCAAGAAATAGCGGGTAATGCAGAAAACACTGCGAGCAATTCGGAAGAGGCGGTAGGCGCTTGTGCTCACGGTTCAAGCCAAGTTTCGCAAACTCAAAATTCCATCCAGAATCTAGCCCAAGAGGTTCAGGTTGCGACTGATGTCATTCAGGATCTGGAAGCGCATGGCAATAGCATCAATACCATTCTTTCTACGATCCAAGACATCGCTGAACAAACGAACTTGCTGGCGCTTAATGCCGCTATTGAAGCGGCGCGAGCAGGAGAGCAAGGACGTGGTTTTGCCGTGGTTGCCGATGAAGTTCGTGTACTGAGTCAACGTACACACGCTTCAACAAAAGAGATTCAAGAAACCATCGAGATGTTACAGGGTACGACGAAGAAAGCGGTTGGCATAATGGGTGACAGCCGAGCTCTGGCTGATACCAGCGTTGACGATGCGAACTCAGCGGCAGCAAGCCTGACTCAAATTCACAGTGCGGTAGAGCAAATCAACGATATGGCAACACAGATCGCTTCTGCTGCGGAAGAGCAAGCGTCGGTAACGACAGAGATTACCCGAAATACTGAAGGCATTCGTGACGTCTCTAATGAACTTTCATCGGAAGCCCATCAAGCAGCGGAACAGGCCGCTTACTTGTCTGAGCTATCCCATGAGCTTGAGCAGGAGATCAAACGCTTTAAGCTTTGA
- a CDS encoding 3'-5' exonuclease, translating into MLKKLFQKPTIQWHAKFKQKVEMAKDENLIAFYGTELPAPDTPLSDVDFVALDLETTGLDPDKNDIITIGLVPFNLKRIFLRKARHWKVRPKQKLDEDSVIIHGITHSELIDAPDFGDILNELLPCLSGKIVVVHYRRIEREFLDKALRDRIGEGIEFPVLDTFQIEEDIQKKRPGNLLEKIKGKKPESLRLAQSRRRYGLPDYTPHHALTDAIATAELLQAQIAHYYDDSQTISEFWL; encoded by the coding sequence ATGTTAAAAAAGCTCTTTCAAAAGCCAACGATTCAGTGGCACGCCAAGTTTAAACAGAAAGTTGAGATGGCAAAGGATGAAAATTTGATTGCCTTCTACGGTACGGAATTACCGGCGCCGGACACGCCGCTTTCAGACGTTGACTTTGTTGCATTGGATCTCGAAACCACCGGCTTAGATCCTGATAAGAACGATATCATTACTATTGGCCTGGTCCCTTTCAACTTGAAGCGTATTTTTTTGCGCAAGGCGCGCCACTGGAAAGTAAGGCCAAAACAGAAGCTGGATGAAGACTCTGTCATCATCCATGGCATTACTCACAGTGAACTTATTGATGCCCCTGATTTTGGGGATATTCTCAATGAACTGTTACCCTGTTTAAGTGGTAAGATCGTTGTTGTGCATTATCGTCGCATAGAACGAGAGTTTCTTGATAAAGCACTGCGAGATCGTATCGGTGAAGGCATTGAATTCCCTGTATTGGATACTTTTCAGATAGAAGAAGACATTCAGAAAAAGCGTCCGGGGAATCTGTTGGAAAAGATAAAGGGTAAAAAGCCAGAGTCGTTGAGATTAGCTCAATCACGACGCCGTTATGGTTTACCAGACTATACTCCTCATCATGCGTTGACTGATGCGATAGCAACGGCGGAGCTGCTTCAGGCACAAATCGCGCATTATTACGATGATAGTCAAACGATAAGCGAGTTCTGGCTTTAG
- a CDS encoding DUF294 nucleotidyltransferase-like domain-containing protein, giving the protein MDAELLEIYNFLAKYPPFNELPEEALNKVTESVEISYFREDTPIIHFGDEVQELFVVRSGVVEVYRRKGELYSRLDEGDLFGQMGLLTNNKVRFPVKAIDDALIYCIPGDVFQEMYDNYDSFADFVEVENSARLRIAISENKDANDLTTSKVKTLLTREAPTIERGQSIQQAAKIMADDNVSSLLIIDPDFVRDEDDPQSPVLGIVTDRDLCARVLAEGISPQDDVASVMTTEVISLDHNAYIYEAMLKMLRYNVHHLPVVKDQQPIGIIETTDIVRYESQNSLLLVSSIFHQHTIEELATVAEEVKSSFVRLVNEDANSHMVGSAMSVIGRSFKQRLLEMAEEKLGPPPIPYCFLALGSMGRDEQLLVTDQDNAIILDESYQENKHGKYFEELAQFVSDGLDACGYKYCTGDIMATNPMWRMTRSQWEDCFADWIDDPNPKALLNASIFFDLDGVYGRLKWAEQLTSFIVRRARKNNRFLACLARNALNRTPPLGFFKSFVVEKDGQHKNSINLKRRGTAPLVDLIRVHALAVGSRTQNSFERLDDIIDAGILPKGRAQDLKDALEFISMVRIRHQAYDVEMGIDPDNNIEPESLSDFERRNLKDAFQILSNGQNFLKFRYQANKSFK; this is encoded by the coding sequence ATGGATGCAGAACTTCTCGAGATTTATAACTTTCTCGCCAAGTACCCTCCTTTCAACGAGCTCCCAGAAGAAGCACTGAACAAAGTCACAGAGAGTGTCGAAATTTCGTACTTCCGAGAAGACACTCCGATAATCCACTTTGGAGACGAAGTTCAAGAGCTCTTCGTGGTAAGAAGTGGCGTAGTGGAAGTTTACCGACGTAAAGGAGAGCTTTATAGCCGACTTGATGAAGGCGATCTCTTCGGACAAATGGGCCTGCTTACCAATAACAAAGTACGCTTTCCCGTAAAAGCTATCGATGACGCTTTGATCTACTGTATTCCCGGAGATGTCTTCCAGGAAATGTACGATAACTATGACTCATTTGCTGACTTTGTCGAGGTCGAAAACAGCGCGCGATTGCGCATAGCGATTTCAGAAAATAAAGACGCCAATGATCTTACTACCTCCAAAGTGAAGACATTGCTAACGCGTGAAGCGCCAACAATCGAGCGCGGCCAGTCCATCCAACAGGCTGCAAAAATTATGGCGGATGATAACGTCTCGTCTCTGCTTATCATTGACCCTGACTTTGTACGAGATGAAGACGATCCTCAATCGCCAGTATTAGGCATCGTTACTGATCGAGACTTGTGCGCACGAGTTCTGGCCGAGGGCATATCACCACAAGACGATGTCGCTTCGGTCATGACAACGGAAGTTATCTCACTCGATCATAACGCTTATATTTATGAAGCCATGCTAAAAATGTTGCGTTATAACGTACATCACCTCCCTGTGGTTAAAGATCAACAACCGATCGGTATCATCGAAACCACTGACATTGTCCGATATGAATCGCAAAACTCTTTGCTTCTCGTCAGCAGCATCTTCCACCAGCATACAATTGAAGAATTAGCCACCGTTGCGGAAGAAGTAAAAAGCAGTTTTGTGCGCTTGGTAAACGAAGACGCGAATTCTCACATGGTGGGAAGTGCTATGTCAGTCATTGGTCGAAGCTTCAAACAACGTTTACTGGAAATGGCCGAAGAAAAATTAGGTCCCCCGCCAATTCCTTACTGTTTCCTTGCGCTGGGCTCCATGGGACGTGATGAGCAACTTCTGGTTACTGATCAGGACAATGCAATCATTCTCGACGAAAGTTATCAAGAGAACAAACACGGTAAATATTTTGAGGAGCTGGCCCAATTTGTCAGCGATGGCTTAGATGCGTGTGGCTACAAATATTGCACTGGCGACATCATGGCAACCAACCCTATGTGGAGAATGACGCGTTCACAATGGGAAGATTGCTTTGCTGACTGGATTGACGATCCAAACCCGAAAGCACTGCTCAACGCATCCATCTTCTTTGACTTAGACGGTGTCTACGGGCGTCTAAAATGGGCAGAACAGTTGACGAGTTTTATCGTTCGTCGTGCACGTAAAAATAACCGCTTCCTGGCTTGTCTTGCGCGTAACGCCCTGAATCGTACTCCTCCACTTGGTTTCTTTAAGAGCTTTGTAGTAGAAAAAGATGGGCAGCATAAAAACTCAATCAACCTCAAGCGCCGCGGCACCGCACCTCTGGTCGACTTAATCAGGGTACACGCACTGGCCGTTGGTTCTCGTACGCAAAACTCATTCGAGCGCCTTGATGACATTATTGATGCAGGTATTTTACCGAAAGGTCGTGCGCAAGACTTAAAAGATGCGCTGGAGTTCATCTCTATGGTAAGGATTCGTCACCAAGCGTACGATGTTGAAATGGGCATTGATCCTGACAACAATATTGAGCCGGAGAGTTTGTCTGACTTTGAACGCCGAAACCTGAAGGATGCTTTCCAAATTTTGAGCAATGGCCAAAACTTCCTTAAGTTTCGCTACCAAGCAAACAAGAGCTTTAAGTGA
- a CDS encoding outer membrane beta-barrel protein has product MLRSLLFVPLCVFPAISSASEAEQADKFGYEHIYLNVGAGTTNNDWLENANVTTIDLGGNYLFTENWLFHTDYSAQFFHPDSYTLRIDRLTFGGGYRYGVTQQLDLYGVYRLGAIKAKATDNDTDKTLVSESKFLHAAVFGANYLLSESLIVNAEIEANRSDIVDENKYKIGFNYQWHDVIGTGVYYQYRDTEYSGARSDYINEVGLSLKFVY; this is encoded by the coding sequence ATGTTGAGAAGTTTATTATTTGTACCGCTTTGTGTTTTTCCTGCAATAAGCAGTGCTTCAGAGGCGGAGCAAGCGGACAAATTTGGTTATGAACACATTTACCTGAACGTCGGTGCAGGCACAACTAATAACGATTGGTTAGAAAATGCGAACGTGACGACGATTGATTTAGGTGGTAACTATTTGTTTACGGAAAACTGGCTGTTTCATACAGACTATTCCGCACAGTTTTTTCACCCGGACAGTTATACGCTGCGAATCGACCGTTTAACGTTTGGTGGTGGTTACCGATATGGCGTAACTCAACAACTCGACCTTTACGGTGTTTATCGTTTGGGGGCAATTAAGGCAAAAGCAACAGATAACGATACGGATAAGACTCTGGTATCAGAATCAAAATTCCTACACGCGGCTGTATTTGGCGCCAACTATTTGCTGAGTGAATCACTGATTGTTAATGCAGAGATCGAAGCCAATCGCAGCGATATCGTTGACGAGAATAAATATAAAATTGGCTTTAACTATCAGTGGCATGATGTCATTGGCACAGGTGTTTACTACCAATACCGAGATACGGAATACTCGGGAGCAAGATCCGATTACATCAATGAGGTTGGTTTAAGCCTCAAGTTTGTTTACTAG
- a CDS encoding amino acid aminotransferase, translating into MFEKVVAAPADPILGLTEEFKQDTRAEKINLGVGIYKNEQGETPVLATVKKAEAALIETEKTKSYLTIEGTAEYALAVQKLLFGENAEVVTEKRAKTAQAPGGTGALRVAGEFIKRQLGDVKIWISNPTWANHNGVFTAAGIETAQYSYYNAETKDKDFDAMLNDLQAASEGDIVLLHGCCHNPTGIDPTAEEWETLAKLVAEKKLLPLFDFAYQGFAKGVEEDAAGLRTFAKYNKEILVASSFSKNFGLYNERVGAFTLIAESEEVATTAFSQVKAIIRSIYSNPPAHGSAVVTHILNNADLRAEWEAEVAEMRDRIQEMRELFVATLKEEGVDADFSFIERQNGMFSFSGLSKEQVNRLKEEFGIYIVGSGRISVAGMTKSNMGPLCKGIAAVL; encoded by the coding sequence ATGTTTGAAAAAGTAGTAGCCGCTCCGGCTGACCCTATTCTTGGTCTTACAGAAGAATTTAAACAAGATACTCGCGCAGAAAAAATCAACCTTGGCGTAGGTATTTACAAAAACGAACAAGGTGAAACCCCTGTTCTTGCAACAGTTAAAAAAGCTGAAGCAGCACTCATTGAGACTGAAAAAACCAAATCTTACCTAACAATCGAAGGTACAGCGGAGTACGCTCTGGCGGTACAAAAACTGCTATTTGGCGAAAATGCTGAAGTTGTTACAGAAAAACGTGCAAAAACAGCTCAAGCACCAGGTGGTACAGGCGCACTGCGTGTGGCGGGTGAATTCATCAAGCGTCAGCTAGGCGACGTTAAAATCTGGATCAGCAACCCTACTTGGGCAAACCATAATGGTGTGTTTACTGCGGCTGGTATCGAAACGGCTCAATACAGCTACTACAACGCAGAAACAAAAGACAAAGACTTCGATGCGATGCTTAACGACCTTCAAGCAGCATCTGAGGGTGATATCGTTCTGCTACACGGCTGCTGTCACAACCCTACAGGTATCGATCCAACAGCAGAAGAGTGGGAAACACTGGCTAAGCTGGTTGCAGAGAAGAAGTTGCTACCACTATTTGACTTCGCTTACCAAGGTTTCGCGAAAGGTGTTGAAGAAGATGCAGCAGGTCTACGTACGTTTGCTAAATACAACAAAGAAATTCTTGTTGCTAGCTCGTTCTCTAAAAACTTCGGTCTGTACAACGAGCGTGTAGGCGCATTCACTCTTATTGCTGAGTCTGAAGAAGTGGCAACAACAGCATTCTCACAAGTAAAAGCGATCATTCGTTCTATCTACTCTAACCCACCAGCCCATGGTAGCGCAGTGGTTACTCATATTCTGAATAACGCGGACCTTCGTGCAGAATGGGAAGCAGAAGTAGCAGAAATGCGTGATCGTATCCAGGAGATGCGCGAGTTGTTTGTAGCGACACTGAAAGAAGAAGGTGTAGATGCAGACTTTAGCTTTATTGAACGTCAAAACGGCATGTTCTCTTTCTCTGGTCTATCTAAAGAGCAAGTAAACCGCTTGAAAGAAGAATTTGGCATTTACATTGTCGGCTCGGGCCGAATCAGTGTGGCTGGTATGACTAAGTCAAACATGGGTCCACTGTGTAAAGGCATTGCAGCAGTTCTTTAA
- a CDS encoding PLP-dependent aminotransferase family protein codes for MNRYRQLAALFKTQIQQNTWRAGEKLPSVRVTSRNHSVSTGTVLQAYQLLEAQGWVNAKPQSGYYVSAELERFEARGTSNNVYRPTINDELYDYLKQQTLPDAVRLGSAFPDPTLFPLEALNRNLASSGRKMGPDNLLDNLPPGSDSLRRLIAQRYIQQGISTTHEDAVITTGALEALNLSLQAVTQSGDTVVVESPTFYGALQAIERLGLNAIEIPVDPVKGHDLEQLEAIFAKHNVRACWLMVNFQNPTGALLSDEKKNQIVRLADQYNVFLIEDDVYSELYFTANKPTCLKTFDTQDRVLHCSSFSKSLCPGYRLGWVLSKRFNEKIQKLQLISTLSGSAPIQQGIAHYLQNDSYDNHLRKLRKIMQQRQSLFIELIQRYFPENATYTVPEGGYFLWVRLPEGVSSKAIYQSLLQQQITVAYGRLFSIDATYENYLRLNTSMPVDASLKKAIKNIGDLLKTV; via the coding sequence ATGAATCGATACCGTCAATTAGCTGCGCTGTTTAAAACTCAGATCCAACAGAATACCTGGAGAGCAGGGGAGAAACTGCCATCCGTACGTGTGACGAGCCGCAATCATTCAGTGAGTACGGGTACGGTATTGCAGGCATATCAATTGTTGGAAGCACAGGGTTGGGTCAATGCGAAGCCTCAATCTGGCTATTACGTCTCTGCTGAATTAGAGCGTTTTGAAGCGCGTGGTACTTCAAACAACGTATATCGGCCCACTATCAATGATGAGCTTTATGATTACCTTAAACAGCAGACTTTGCCCGATGCGGTTCGATTAGGATCTGCCTTTCCTGACCCGACATTATTTCCTTTAGAAGCGCTTAACCGCAACTTAGCGAGTTCTGGGCGTAAGATGGGGCCTGACAACTTACTTGATAATTTGCCTCCGGGGAGCGATTCGTTACGCCGGCTAATTGCTCAGCGCTACATTCAGCAGGGAATTTCGACGACGCATGAGGATGCAGTTATCACCACTGGTGCGCTGGAGGCATTGAATCTGAGCTTACAAGCCGTTACTCAATCTGGAGATACGGTTGTAGTCGAGTCGCCGACTTTTTATGGTGCTTTGCAAGCTATCGAGCGTCTTGGGCTGAACGCAATTGAGATCCCTGTTGATCCCGTTAAGGGGCACGATCTCGAACAGCTTGAAGCGATCTTTGCAAAACACAACGTTCGCGCTTGCTGGTTGATGGTCAACTTTCAGAATCCTACCGGGGCCTTGCTTTCTGACGAGAAAAAGAATCAAATTGTTAGGTTGGCGGATCAATACAATGTCTTCTTAATAGAAGATGATGTTTACTCTGAGCTCTATTTCACAGCAAATAAACCAACGTGCCTCAAAACCTTCGATACACAAGACCGTGTTCTTCATTGTTCTTCTTTCTCCAAAAGTCTCTGTCCTGGATATCGGCTAGGGTGGGTATTAAGCAAACGCTTTAATGAAAAGATTCAAAAGCTTCAGCTCATCTCTACGCTCTCTGGCAGTGCACCGATACAGCAAGGTATCGCTCACTACCTGCAGAATGATAGCTACGACAATCACTTGAGGAAGCTGCGTAAAATCATGCAACAGCGTCAAAGCTTGTTCATTGAACTAATACAGCGTTATTTCCCCGAGAATGCCACTTATACGGTACCGGAAGGAGGCTACTTTTTATGGGTGAGACTCCCCGAAGGAGTCAGTAGTAAGGCGATTTATCAGTCGTTATTGCAACAGCAGATTACCGTGGCATATGGAAGATTGTTTTCAATTGATGCTACGTATGAGAATTACTTGAGACTTAATACTTCCATGCCTGTCGATGCTTCGCTCAAAAAGGCCATCAAGAATATAGGGGACTTACTCAAAACTGTTTAG